The Pyrus communis chromosome 2, drPyrComm1.1, whole genome shotgun sequence genome includes a window with the following:
- the LOC137725585 gene encoding vacuolar protein sorting-associated protein 45 homolog, with amino-acid sequence MVLVTAVRDYLNRMLQDISGMKVLILDSHTVSIVSVAYSQSELLQKEVFLVELVDSISKSRESMSHLKAVYFLAPTSENIQFLRRHLVSPRFGEYHLFFSNILKDTQIHILADSDEHEVVQQLQEFYADFVATDPYHFTLNMPSNHMYMLPAVVDHSNLQCFCDRVVDGIAAVFLALKRRPVIRYQRTSDIAKRIAQETAKLMYQQESGLFDFRRTEISPLLLVIDRRDDPVTPLLNQWTYQAMVHELIGIQDNKVDLRNIGKFPKDQEEVVLSSEQDAFFKKNMYENFGDIGMNIKQLVDEFQQISKSNQNIQTIEDMAKFVDNYPDYRKMHGNVSKHVALVTEMSKLVEERKLMVVSQTEQELACNGGQVAAFEAVTNLLNNESVSDIDRLRLVMLYALRYEKESPVQLMQLFNKLSSKSPKYKPGLVQFLLKQAGVDKRTGDLYGNRDFLNIARNMARGLKGVENVYTQHQPLLFQTMESITKGRLRDVDYPFVGNHFQQGRPQEVVIFIVGGTTYEESRCVALQNAMNTGIRFILGGSVILNSKRFLKDLEEAQRIARTSNAI; translated from the exons ATGGTGCTGGTCACGGCCGTACGGGATTACTTAAACCGGATGTTGCAGGACATCTCGGGCATGAAGGTTCTCATCCTCGATTCCCACACG GTTAGTATAGTGAGCGTGGCGTATTCGCAATCCGAGCTTTTGCAGAAAGAAGTGTTTTTGGTGGAATTGGTTGACTCCATTTCCAAGTCCAGAGAATCCATGTCGCATCTCAAAGCCGTTTACTTTCTTGCACCCACTTCAGAGAACATACAGTTTTTGCGCCGGCACTTGGTTTCTCCTCGATTTGGGGAGTATCACCTCT TTTTCTCCAACATATTGAAGGATACCCAGATTCATATTTTAGCTGATTCAGATGAACATGAAGTTGTGCAGCAGCTTCAG GAGTTCTATGCAGACTTCGTTGCAACTGATCCTTACCATTTCACTTTGAATATGCCATCAAATCACATGTATATGCTCCCAGCAGTTGTAGATCATTCAAATTTACAGTGCTTCTGTGATCGAGTAGTTGATGGAATTGCAGCTGTTTTTTTGGCATTAAAACGAAGACCAGTTATTCGTTATCAGAGAACATCTGATATTGCTAAAAGGATTGCGCAGGAAACAGCA AAGCTGATGTACCAGCAGGAAAGTGGACTTTTTGATTTCAGACGAACAGAAATTTCTCCGTTGTTGCTGGTAATTGATAGGAGGGATGATCCTGTGACCCCGTTGCTGAATCAGTGGACCTATCAG GCCATGGTTCACGAATTGATTGGTATTCAAGACAACAAAGTCGACTTAAGAAACATTGGAAAATTTCCAAAGGATCAAGAG GAGGTTGTGCTGTCATCAGAGCAAGATGCTTTTTTCAAAAAGAACATGTATGAGAACTTTGGTGATATTGGGATGAACATCAAGCAGTTGGTTGATGAATTTCAGCAAATTTCTAAAAGTAACCAGAACATTCAGACGATAG AGGACATGGCCAAGTTTGTTGACAATTACCCTGATTACAGAAAGATGCATGGAAATGTTTCAAAGCATGTGGCACTGGTAACAGAAATGAGTAAGCTAGTTGAAGAGCGAAAACTTATGGTAGTGTCACAGACAGAACAGGAGTTGGCTTGCAACGGTGGGCAGGTGGCAGCTTTTGAG GCGGTGACAAATCTATTAAACAATGAAAGTGTATCTGACATTGACCGCCTACGACTTGTCATGCTGTATGCTTTACGCTATGAGAAGGAGAGTCCTGTGCAACTAATGCAGTTATTTAACAAACTGTCATCCAAGTCTCCCAAGTACAAACCTGGG CTTGTCCAGTTTCTCTTGAAGCAAGCGGGTGTGGATAAACGAACTGGGGATCTTTATGGAAATCGAGATTTCTTAAACATCGCACGTAACATGGCTCGTGGGCTGAAG GGGGTTGAGAATGTGTACACACAACACCAGCCTCTTCTCTTCCAAACTATGGAAAGCATTACCAAGGGACGGCTGAGAGATGTGGATTACCCATTTGTGGGAAATCATTTCCAGCAGGGCAG GCCTCAAGAAGTGGTCATTTTCATTGTTGGGGGGACAACATACGAGGAGTCTCGTTGTGTAGCTTTACAAAATGCTATGAATACTGGAATTCGTTTTATACTTGGTGGTTCTGTGATTCTCAATTCTAAAAG GTTCTTGAAGGACTTGGAAGAAGCTCAGAGAATAGCTCGTACTAGCAATGCCATCTGA
- the LOC137725103 gene encoding uncharacterized protein yields MGSLTEEQLMQMVRDFNESYSSDSSSSAAPNSNPLNSNRQPNLLTLQDLIWKATDCEIEILEKILKHLSDMGTVVEPNNLKNKWVVRKLNEDGYEASLCKTSWVSSFRLPKGGYEYVDVMVREKKNNNVEDGGKVTRLIVDMDFRSQFEVARPTQNYKQLKDALPTIFVGTEAKLDKIISLLCSAAKQSLRENGLDVPPWRKASYMQSKWLSKDCKKISI; encoded by the exons atggGGAGCCTAACAGAAGAACAACTGATGCAAATGGTGAGAGACTTTAATGAATCTTATTCATCAGACTCCTCCTCCTCAGCAGCTCCCAATTCAAACCCCCTCAATTCCAATCGTCAACCTAATTTACTCACTCTACAg GACTTAATATGGAAGGCAACAGACTGTGAGATTGAGATTCTTGAGAAAATCTTGAAGCATTTGAGCGACATGGGGACCGTGGTGGAACCCAACAATCTGAAAAATAAATGGGTTGTGAGGAAACTAAATGAGGATGGTTATGAAGCCTCCCTTTGCAAAACTTCATGGGTTTCTTCTTTTAGGCTCCCTAAgg GTGGATATGAGTACGTTGATGTAATGGTgagggagaagaagaacaacaatGTTGAAGATGGTGGAAAAGTGACAAGGCTGATAGTGGACATGGATTTCAGGTCACAATTCGAAGTGGCAAGACCTACACAGAACTACAAGCAGCTCAAAGACGCTCTGCCAACCATTTTTGTTGGAACTGAGGCAAAACTTGACAAGATTATATCTCTGCTTTGCTCAGCTGCAAAACAGTCTCTCAGGGAGAATGGCCTCGATGTTCCTCCTTGGAGAAAAGCCAGCTACATGCAGTCCAAGTGGCTCTCCAAAGACTGCAAAAAAATCTCCATCTAA